In Acidobacteriota bacterium, the genomic stretch CGACGAAGAAACTGCTCAGCGGGAGCGTTCGCCCGGACGCGGGGCTGCTGCCGCCCCAGCTTGTGCCTGTGGTATTCGTGCGCAGTGCGGGTGCGAACACGTTATAGTTGCCGTCCGCATCGACGAAAAGGAAGGGCTTCTCGCGGCTGACGGAAACCGTCGGAAGCACGGTGTAAGTCGGGTTCGGGTAGGACTGTGCGGGCGATCCCTGCACGCCGGCGAAGACCTGGTTCCACACCGCGTTGCTCCATTTGCCGATTGTGCTGTTGCGGACGAAGAACTGCTGCTGCGATCCGTTGACCACGTTTCTAGTAACCGAGTCGGCGATGAAGCCGCCGCTGGCATACGACGGTCCGGTGCAGTAGTCCATGAACGTGGTATTGCCATTCACCTGGACGCGACGCCAGGGAGCGGCTTGAGACACGGCCCAGAACTCGCCGGAATAGCAGCCGAATTTCGGCGTCGTCACGTTGATGGTGAGGTTCGACAACGAACGCCAGAAGTTGCTCAGCGCCACACAGCCGGAACTGCCGCACTGGTTACGAACATACACCGAGCCGTTGATCACGACGTCGTTGGGAGAGGCGCCCAGACCTGCGACCTCCGTGTAATACCCGACTTGGAAGTTGAGTGGTTGAGCGCTTGAGCCGTAAGTGCCCGGCATGAACAACAGCGTGTAACGCCGGGTTCCGAACTGATTGCCTATCTGCTGCGCGGCAATCGGATCCACCACTGCTTTGATTTGGGCGACCGACATGCTCGGGTCAAACACGATGACGTTCGAACCCATTCCGGGCGCGGTGGGAGCTTGGGAAAAAGCGCTTGAGCTTAGAGCGGCGGCTCCAAGGAGAAAAACAAAAAATGAGATCGTTTTGGTGGAGACGAAACGTGTGCGAAGGGCCTTGCTCGAGATGATCATCATGGACCAGTCCTGCGGTTAGTGGTCGAGCGAGCGAAATTTTAGGAGTTCCAAAGAAATGATGTCAAATCGGAATGATCTTTATCGGCCAAAAGAGACAGTTCACCGACCTGTTATTCGATTTGGCCAATGAAGCGGACGTAGCGAGACGCGAATTCTAGGACTCCAACCTTCATAGCCGGGCGGCCCCCGCCCGGGTGTTCTCGTCTGCAGCCAAAACCCGGCCGAGGGCGGCCGGATCCAGGGAGAAGCTTCTTGATTGTTATTGAATGGTGACGATCACCGCCGGTGAGGCAATGCCATTCGCGATCACTTGCATCGATGCCGCGCGCTTCGGGGTCCCCAGCAACTCGGTGTTGTTGCTGGGGTGAGGGGGTGGCCTTCGGCAGAGAGGAGGGGAACGTTCCGTCTTTTCTCGCAGTTTCCCAAATCGGCCTTCAATTCCCTGGAGTCGTACACAACACCGCTGCCCACCCTCCGAAGAACGCGGAGAGTAGGCCACCCACTTTTCGGGTTCATTAATTGAAAGCAAAACCAAAGGTCGCCACCCGCCTCTGATGTAGTGTTTTGACTGCCTTCTTGCCGCCTAGTAG encodes the following:
- a CDS encoding adenylyl cyclase produces the protein MMIISSKALRTRFVSTKTISFFVFLLGAAALSSSAFSQAPTAPGMGSNVIVFDPSMSVAQIKAVVDPIAAQQIGNQFGTRRYTLLFMPGTYGSSAQPLNFQVGYYTEVAGLGASPNDVVINGSVYVRNQCGSSGCVALSNFWRSLSNLTINVTTPKFGCYSGEFWAVSQAAPWRRVQVNGNTTFMDYCTGPSYASGGFIADSVTRNVVNGSQQQFFVRNSTIGKWSNAVWNQVFAGVQGSPAQSYPNPTYTVLPTVSVSREKPFLFVDADGNYNVFAPALRTNTTGTSWGGSSPASGRTLPLSSFFVADPSTSVQRINAQLASGKNLILTPGVYSLDRSIEVKRPDAVVLGLGFATLVPQNGTSAITVADVDGVQVSGMIVDAGPANSSVLFQIGKPHGAKPSAADDPVTLNDVFFRIGGATAGSATTSLQVDHDNVILDDVWAWRADHGAGVGWTINTADHGVVVNGDNVTATGL